The Bacillus spongiae genome includes a window with the following:
- a CDS encoding ATP-binding cassette domain-containing protein, with protein sequence MTSILKLKNINKKYRHSVLLNCHYQFDQTGLYAIYGISGSGKSTLLNIIAGFDAPDSGEVQTYFNCLEYVMQDHMLLTNVTVRENLYIKLNVTKNKPEEYDEIIQKIGEDLSIERLIDEKVLVLSGGEKQRVSIARALLNVPEVILLDEPTANIDSDLKIGLLELLLNLSKERLIIVTTHDPLVKEYADKTLYLERGNFDEK encoded by the coding sequence ATGACGTCCATTCTGAAATTAAAGAATATAAATAAGAAATATAGACATAGTGTTCTTCTTAATTGTCATTATCAATTTGATCAAACAGGGTTATATGCGATATATGGCATAAGTGGTAGTGGGAAGTCTACTTTATTAAATATTATAGCGGGGTTTGATGCTCCTGATAGTGGAGAAGTTCAAACATATTTTAATTGCTTAGAATATGTAATGCAAGATCATATGCTATTAACTAACGTGACAGTAAGAGAAAATCTTTATATTAAGCTCAATGTAACAAAAAATAAACCAGAGGAATACGATGAAATTATTCAAAAAATAGGTGAAGACCTTAGTATAGAACGGTTAATTGATGAAAAAGTATTGGTTCTGTCTGGTGGCGAAAAACAAAGGGTTTCCATCGCCAGAGCACTATTAAATGTACCAGAAGTGATTCTTTTAGACGAACCCACAGCTAACATTGACAGTGATTTAAAAATAGGTTTGTTGGAGTTACTTCTAAACCTATCAAAAGAGCGATTAATTATTGTTACTACACATGACCCTTTAGTTAAGGAATATGCGGATAAAACGCTATACTTAGAAAGAGGAAATTTTGATGAAAAATAA